The Paramisgurnus dabryanus chromosome 1, PD_genome_1.1, whole genome shotgun sequence genome includes a window with the following:
- the LOC135779104 gene encoding ladderlectin-like — protein MAVMRALVLLFLVFSVESAPAHECHHGWTPFGMHCYKFFSQSVDWITAEKNCQSVDANLVSVRSTVENDFLLSLLPAETSAWIGGHDGEVDGQWLWADGSQFDFNNWCPKEPNNDQGKPENCLEINHSTKRCWNDESCSTKMGYICA, from the exons ATGGCAGTCATGAGAGCTCTTGTGCTTCTTTTCTTGGTCTTTTCTGTTGAGAGTGCACCAG CTCATGAATGTCATCATGGATGGACACCTTTTGGTATGCATTGCTACAAGTTCTTCTCTCAGTCAGTTGACTGGATCACAGCTGAG AAAAACTGTCAATCTGTTGATGCAAATCTTGTATCTGTGCGCAGTACAGTGGAAAACGACTTTCTCCTGAGTCTGTTGCCTGCTGAAACAAGTGCTTGGATTGGTGGCCATGATGGTGAAGTG GATGGACAATGGCTGTGGGCTGATGGATCTCAATTTGACTTTAACAACTGGTGCCCTAAAGAACCTAACAATGACCAGGGTAAACCTGAGAACTGCCTGGAGATAAACCATTCCA CTAAGCGTTGCTGGAATGATGAGTCCTGTTCAACAAAAATGGGCTACATTTGTGCCTAA